The genome window CACAAGTGTTAAGCAACTAAAAAGTCTCTACATTGAATTGTATTAGTGTTACAATCCCAAGAGTCACCCTTCCATTACCTTGTATTGAATTCTATGAGTTACACTCCCAATATTCATACCCCTTGATTGCTTAGGAATTTGATAggattttgaaattgaaatattattaagattaattttatttgattttggactttgaatttgatttaaatattgttattactcatctattttatttgattttgagtttgatttgattttgatatatttttttgagtttgattttataaaGCGTGTGAGTTTAATTTGTTGGtcgcataaattttaatttgaaatattttgaagattaaacaattttttaggGAGTTATCAATGACGGGACTGGTTTTTATCAGACGACTTGTGAATAAATGGTTGCGTTTGTTATGAGTTTTCTGATATAAAACCAGTTccgtcaaattatttttttaaaaatttaagcgacaaaaccgaccgactaaAGTCATAACCGACCGAGGTTACCATTGCCGTAACTCAGTAAACCGACCGATTGGGTCATAACCGACCGTTTGTAGCATAACCAAGTGCAGAAAACCGGCCGATATGGTGGTCGGTTTTGTTCTTAATAGTTTTATTTATCGGTTTATTTGGCTAAGTCTTGAGAATGCTCTGCGGCACAGAACAACGACGTCGTTTATGTAATATAAAACTGACCGTTCTCGGTcggttttgattattttatttttatttcttgatttattttggCTAAGTGCTAAGACGACGTCGTTTGTGGACAATAAAACTGACCGAGGTGTTGGTCGCTTTTGGCCGGTCGGTTTTATATGGTCGGTTTTATATGGTCGGTTTTAAATGCTGAGAAAGTAGCGGTCTGCTCGTTAACCGACCAGAAACgtacggtcggttttattttgcaacataaccgaccacccggtggtcggttttgacccccattgtattttttattatttaaaaaacggCGGGTAGGTGCGTTGTAGCAGTGATACGACATCGTTTTGTTTAAATAGACATAACCGACCGTTTATTTTTGacagtcggtcggttttgtgtgaGCTAAGAAGTTAAAAACTACTCTCCACTTTCATTATACAACAAAGCTTggaaattatcaaatatcaaaagaagaagaaggagaagaagaaaacgaaggagaagaagaaaaagaagaacaagaaaggaaggaatcaattatcaaaaacaaaGTAAGCTACTCTTCTTAATTATGATCACattgtgatttttatttattttgttgagaataatttgtatgaatgttgtttatataaatttcttggataatttgtaatgtgtaTATGTTTTATGTTATGTTAATACATACgtggtgtgtatatatatttatgtagatgacaaATCTTGATCGGAGTTGGATTAGTAACCGGTTGCAACGAGATAAAATTACTCTAAATTTAGAATATAGGGAAGGTGTAGaggaatttttgaattttgcaagcttgaaaatggAGGGAGGTATGATGAAATGTCCTTGCAAGctttgtaaaaatttgaattggttAGGGGTAGATGATGTTCGGTTTCATTTGATATCCGAGGGTATGATGGAGAGTTATACGGTATGGACTTCGCACGGAGAGGTTtcgcaaaaaaataaaaagcgaAAATCATGTGAAACGCGAGAATGTCGTAGGGTAGTAGATGATCATGTTGATATCAACTCCATGTTACATGATTTTGCCGGTTCGAATCATGAATTTTATGATACCACGGGTACTACTAATGTTGAAGAAGCTCCTAATGATAGTGCTAAAGAATTTTATAAGGcgattgttgaaaatggtgcTCCTATTTATCCCGGTTGCACAAAATTTACAAGATTAAGTTTTACCGCaaaattgttggagttcaaaaaTGCGTCTAATTGTAGTGACAAAGCCTTCAACAGTTTGATTAAGATCATTATGGACGTGTTACCAAAAAAGCACACATTACCCGAGTCTTATTATGAGATGAAAAAGGTTATCCGGGGAGGAAGTTAAAACTTGGATTGATAGCATAGACTTTCCACCACCCGGAAAGactaacaaaaagaaaagaagtgatGGATATGGGGTTGAGCATCATTGGACTCATGCCCCGATGTTCTATGATCTCCCTTATTGGTCTTCACATAGTTTGCGACATTCCATTGATATCATGCATACCGAAAAAAATGTGTTTGAGAACATATTTTTTACCATTGTTGGGGGCAAGAAGTCAAAAGATCACCACAAGGCAAGGTCGGATTGCAAACACTTCGGTGTGTTGCCTCATTTGTGGATTGATGAAAAtggcaaaaaaccaaaagctcCGTACTCTCTTAGTAGAAAACAACTCAAACTTCTATGTCAGTGGATTGAGTCGTTGAAACTTCCAGACGGTTATGTCTCAAATATATCTCGTTGTTGCAATGCTAAGGAGTGTAAGTTTTTTGGATTTAAATCGCATGATTGTCatattttccttcaaaaatTGTTGCCTCTATCAATTCGCGAGCTTCTACCGGGACCAATTGTGGATGCCTTGACAatgatttccaatttttttcaagaattatGTTCATCTGTGATTACGATATCCGACTTGGATCTAATGACGAAATCGGTTATTAGAGCTTTGTGTttattggaaacaatttttcctcagacTTGGTTTGATTCGATGGAGCATTTGGTAATACATTTAGCAGAAGAAATTAGACTAGCAGGACCCGCTTATTGGCATTGGATGTATCCAATTGAACGGTTATTAGGGAAATTTAAACAAAAGGTTGGTAATAAAGCGCGAGTCGAGGGTTCGATTGCCGAACGTTATATGGAAGAGGAGATTCTTAATTTTTGTTCCTTCTACTTTGCCACGGactcaattcataataaaatacgTCGCAATGAAGCTCGTTTTGATGGTGATGGCTCCGAAAAATTAGAAGTTTTTGAATATCCAATTGAATGTCTTGGTAAAGAGGGAAGTCGTTATTTGACCGATAAAGAGCGAAAGTTAGCAGAAGAATATGTACTTCTAAACTCTCCAGAAATTCAACCTTATCTAAggtatcatttataatttaaataaatttatttaaatttatttaaattcattttaatttattataatttattgataatttattttaatttatttattataatttattgataatttattttaatttatttattataatttatttcaggcGGTTTACAGATCGTGTTATGAGTCAACGTCCGGAGACAACACCTCAACAATTAGATTGTTACATAAAGACCCGATTTAAAGATTGGTTATTGAAAAAggtatatattgttttttcaatttcctttgaaatttgaatatatttcatcaatataatcttaatatttttaGGTTGGACGAAATGATGTAAACCGACCTCTTCTTCAATATTTGTTTGAGGGACCGGCTATGCGGGTAATGACATTTGAGACTTGTAAAGTCAATGGATACAAATTTTGTACGAGAACATCTTCCGGTTCCGGTGTCATTGTTAAGGGCACTTCGCATGATAACAATAGTGATTATTATGGACAATTGGAGGAAATTGTCAAGCTTATTTATCGAGGaggaaattatgtatatttattcaaatgtaTATGGTTTGATAGTGTCGGAAATGGTGTTGTGATTGATAAAAATAGGGTCGTGACCGTGGATATTACTTCAAGATTGAAGTCGGATGAGATTTTTATTTTGGCTAGTCAAGCTTCCCAGGTTTACTATGCTCCCAGTGTATTGAATCCACATGGCAAATATTTTACGGTCGTCAAGTCTAAAAGTCGTCCGATAAGCGAAtctatcaaaatatcaaatgataTTGAAGAAGCTTATCAAGAAGATAGATCAAATGCTACTAGTGCATTCtctatatttgttgattttgcacaATATGGTTCCTTACCGTTCGTTCGacatgaagaagatgaacaagaagaagaagacaaagatgaagaagagtatgatgatgatgaagaagaagaagaagaagaagaagaagaagaagaagaagaagaagaagaagaagaagaagaagaagaagaagacaaagatgaagaagaggatgattatgatgatggatttgatgaaattgattaatataattgaatattttatgatgttgttgaatttagtacttcaactttcatgaaattattgattattgatttgttaGTTTGTTGGATGGTTGTTGGTTTGGTCGCAGGTAAAGGCAGAGAAAGGAAACAACAAAaccttgttttttttgttaaaatacgcagaaaaccgaccgactagTCATAAAACCGACCGCCCTTACCATTCAAgaagcagaaaaccgaccgaactGCTATATAACCGACCACGGTTACCATTCGGTaaagcagaaaaccgaccgattgcaAATATAACCGACCAGGGTTACCATTCGGTaaagcagaaaaccgaccgattgcaaatataaccgaccgattttgcatatatatttttaaaaaatccggTTCGCCTAATTTTCACGTTACGAAGTCACACATGTTAATTATAAACTTGACtaagatgttttaattttttagacaattcaaaaaacatttttatatgtACGGATCCCCTAAACAGAAGACTGATCATATACCAGAATTCTTATTTTGAATTACCTCGTTCActcttaattattcaaaaattagatgttttattatttaaacgatccaaccgtacggatgttaataaaataatctcatcAACGTCGAGACAAAAATTTCAGATGATTTCGATGAATCGAAATACACTTTTATAACCTTTTTATTGTGAAactatacataaataaaattttaaattaagaaaatatttttaaaaaacccggTTCGCCTAAATTTCACGTTACGAAGTCACACATGTTAATTATAAACTTGACtaagatgttttaattttttagacattttaaaaaatattcttatatGTACGGAACCCCTAAACAGAAGACTGATCATATACCAGAagtcttattttgaattatctcgttcactcttaattattcaaaaattgatgttttattatttaaacgatccaaccgtacggatgttaataaaataatctcatcAACGTCGAGACAAAAATTCAGATGATTTCGATGAATCGAAATACACTTTTATAAcgtttttataataatactttatataaacaaaatattaaattaagaaaatattttcccaaaaacacaaaaccgaccgactatatagtaaaaccgaccgaccttGAAAATTACgcggaaaatgaattttttcgtgaaaaattaaaacacccgCGCGACAGAAACGACGTCGTTTGATGGTTCTGCACAGATTtccaggtcaaaaccgaccgtgTTGCCGGTCGGTTTTGGTGCGTcagtatataaacaaaaaaaaagccCCCTTTCCTCTTTTATTCTCACACGAACTCGAAGCTTTCCTCTCCAAACTCTTTCAAACTCCAAACTCGAATTAAACCCTCTCCTAACTCTTTCAAGGCAAGAATCAAGTGCAATGGCGGCAAGAATCAAGAATCGGAAACCCTCTCCAAAATCCTCTTCAATGGTAGAATCCGAAACCCTCTCCTAACTTTTAATTTGTGTTAGTATAGAGCTTAAATTTGTGTTAGTATAGAGCTCTATTGAACTtcaatttgtttgatttgtttagttttcaagcttttatatgtatgcattgtatgtatataaaatttgtatatgttCGTTTGGAAATATACATGCAAGTTCTTGTCGTCGGTTATGTCATGAGAATGAAAACGATAGGTTTTAGTTTGTGTATGTTAGTTTtggtttgtatatgttttagttttagtttgtatatgttagttttagtttgtatatgttagttttggtttgtatatgttaatttgtatatgttagtttggaaatctctattttttatttgtttttatatttttgtaatttttagtttgtacTCACATTCATAAGGAGGGCTTGGAATTTGGTTTTGTGTTTGtattaaggggttgtggtttgcatttggcattttgatataattaaggtgttgtggtttgcataattggttgtgaatgaaatttatgtgatataattaaggggttgtggtttgtattttggcattttgatttataaggggttgtggtttcaTTCATTTTGGCGTTTATATGTTCAAAAATGAGTCGATTCATAAGGTGTTGTGGCTTGCATAATTGGTTGTGAAtgaaatttatgtgatataattaaggggttgtggtttgcatTTTGATTCATAAGGGGTTGTAGATTCCATTTAAAgtcgattatttttttattcatattctAACCAATGGTGTTTATGGTGTTTGATTAGGGCACCTTGTGGTGGTTTGTCATCCTTGTGGTGATGATCATTGCCTTAATGGCAAGAAAAGGCAAGGGCAAGGGGAAGGCCAAGGAGACAACCAAAGGCAAGGGAAAAGGGAAAGCCAAGGAGACAACTTCCACTCGGAAGGGTAAAGGAAAGTCTAGCACCTTGGCTATACGTGATGAGCCAACTGATTCGGATGAAGGCGGGGAGAATCCGAATGAAGAGGAAGTTCCAAGACGAAGGGTAATTAGGAGGCCACGATCCCATTCAGCCGGTTTGTTTGGAAAAGTCCCTCCGAAACCAATCCGTATCAATATTTCAGGAGGACAGTAAGTCTACTTGtagtaacttatatatatatatatatatatatatatatatatatgtatatctatctatctatctatctatctatatatatatgtatcttgcacttgtttaaattttgttgacatacatatatatgtacatataatcTCTTTTCACATTTTGGTAGTATTGAAGATGATCAAGCAAAGAAGACTTTGCTTGCTATTGTTCGTGAAAGGTGGCCCGTTGGACATTACACGTTCACCGACATTGTTGAATATGATGATGAATGGCTAAAACACGTAGTCGAGGAATTTAATGTAAGCTACTCTTCTTATGCTCACATCGTGATTTGTATGCatgcttttttatttatttgtattatgtgTAAATAGTCTAACCATATGTATGTAATTtatcttgattttattataattgtagTTATATTTCAAGCAACAAAAGGGACAAAGCCGGTCCgaagcaaaaaatataattgagaaGCATATCAAGAACACAATAAAGAGGACGTTGAATGAGCTCAAGACAAATATTGAGCAAAAATCAAAGGAAAGCGGAAaatcaaaattgagtttaagaCCTGGATATTGGTCTGAACTTTTTTGGAaggatttattaaattattgggAAAAGAATGAGGGGCACTTGCATAGGTCATCCGTTGGATCTACGAACCGCAAGAACGTCGAGCGGTTGCATAGTGCCGGTGCCCGGTCTTTTAATAAAGTGAAGgaggtatatataaatatctattaTCATACACACCTTAATTTcttaattaagatttaattcacatatatattatattgatgatttaaattgtttttggaaGGAAATGAAAAGGAAGGAACGAGGAAAGAATCCAACTCGCCTTGAAGTATGGAACCTGACGCATACAAGGGTTGGAAGTGATCCCGAGCACCCCGTGTATACCACGCCTGCTGCAATGGCCATAGCGATAATTAAATGATTGTCTtgtggtttttttttaaagtttcaatgtccattttactttttaagttgtttaatgtACTGATTGATGCACATTTCTCTGTAGACACGATATGCTTCTATTCTAGAAAGCAGGCCGGTGTCGGTTACACAAACAGGGGATAGAGACGAGCCCTTGGAATGGTGGTTGTCAGCAACCGGAGTTCCCGAAGGCAAAAAGCCTAAGAAGGACTACCTTGTTGGATTCCCCGAGGCTCGTGCTAGTCAACTTATTCCGACTCTCGCCTCACGTTACAGGGATTCAACAAGAGGCGAAGCCGGTGGATCTTCCGGTCAGAGACAAGAAGCCGTCATTCCCGACAATGTGTACCTCTCGGTCGTGCGCAATGTGCTCAATGAGGTCCGTGCGAACCCCCTTCAATTTCAGCGACAAATGTCTGAAGAAGAGATCGCGAATTTTGCAAAAACCGCACTAGAGGCCTCCGATCCAGCTGCCGATCCAAGTACAAGGGTTCAATGGAATTCTATGATTGGTGGGGAGATGGTACACATTGTGGGGTCGATGGTCGAGGATATACTCCTCAAAATGGAAAGGAAGGTTGAAGAGGTACGAATTCATATTTGTTATCTACTTGTATTGATCGAGTATGcttattttcttatttgttgTCATTGTCTATTATATGTGCAATTAGGAAAAGGAACGCAGACTCGCAGCGGAGAAGGATTATACTGATCCAGAGGAGCTGTCGGAGGAGGAACGCGGGGGACCCGAAGCCGGTGCTGATGCGGGTGCCAATGCTAGTGCTGCTTCGGGAGCGGATGCTAGTGCTGCTTCCGGAGCGGGTGCTACTGCCGCTGCGGATGGAGCTGCTTCCGATTCAGATGTTACATTAGATTAGTTTGGCTTTTGAATATTTGTGTTTTGAATATTGTGTTTAAGTTGGATTTGGAATTTGGTTAATGCTTGTGAAGGGCTTTTGGTTTGCCCTTGTAGACAATTATAAGTTTGATGTTTGGGATTGTAGTTATGGTACATTTTGTTGTTATATATGGTGTTGTGGTTTATGTATTTTGGATATTGTTGATTGTTGGTCGTTGGTAGCAGGTATGGCAGTATATAGAAACAGCAGGACTATTCTTTTTTTTGATAgaaaacccagaaaaccgaccgactgcAGACAAAACCGACCACCCTTACCATTCAATTCAcagacaaaaccgaccgacgtATACATAACCGACCACGGTTACCATTCAAAAaatccagaaaaccgaccgattgctTA of Daucus carota subsp. sativus chromosome 3, DH1 v3.0, whole genome shotgun sequence contains these proteins:
- the LOC135151715 gene encoding uncharacterized protein LOC135151715, whose protein sequence is MFYDLPYWSSHSLRHSIDIMHTEKNVFENIFFTIVGGKKSKDHHKARSDCKHFGVLPHLWIDENGKKPKAPYSLSRKQLKLLCQWIESLKLPDGYVSNISRCCNAKECKFFGFKSHDCHIFLQKLLPLSIRELLPGPIVDALTMISNFFQELCSSVITISDLDLMTKSVIRALCLLETIFPQTWFDSMEHLVIHLAEEIRLAGPAYWHWMYPIERLLGKFKQKVGNKARVEGSIAERYMEEEILNFCSFYFATDSIHNKIRRNEARFDGDGSEKLEVFEYPIECLGKEGSRYLTDKERKLAEEYVLLNSPEIQPYLRRFTDRVMSQRPETTPQQLDCYIKTRFKDWLLKKVGRNDVNRPLLQYLFEGPAMRVMTFETCKVNGYKFCTRTSSGSGVIVKGTSHDNNSDYYGQLEEIVKLIYRGGNYVYLFKCIWFDSVGNGVVIDKNRVVTVDITSRLKSDEIFILASQASQVYYAPSVLNPHGKYFTVVKSKSRPISESIKISNDIEEAYQEDRSNATSAFSIFVDFAQYGSLPFVRHEEDEQEEEDKDEEE
- the LOC135151716 gene encoding uncharacterized protein LOC135151716, with product MIIALMARKGKGKGKAKETTKGKGKGKAKETTSTRKGKGKSSTLAIRDEPTDSDEGGENPNEEEVPRRRVIRRPRSHSAGLFGKVPPKPIRINISGGHIEDDQAKKTLLAIVRERWPVGHYTFTDIVEYDDEWLKHVVEEFNLYFKQQKGQSRSEAKNIIEKHIKNTIKRTLNELKTNIEQKSKESGKSKLSLRPGYWSELFWKDLLNYWEKNEGHLHRSSVGSTNRKNVERLHSAGARSFNKVKEEMKRKERGKNPTRLEVWNLTHTRVGSDPEHPVYTTPAAMAIAIIK
- the LOC135151191 gene encoding uncharacterized protein LOC135151191 codes for the protein MSEEEIANFAKTALEASDPAADPSTRVQWNSMIGGEMVHIVGSMVEDILLKMERKVEEEKERRLAAEKDYTDPEELSEEERGGPEAGADAGANASAASGADASAASGAGATAAADGAASDSDVTLD